A genomic window from Silene latifolia isolate original U9 population chromosome Y, ASM4854445v1, whole genome shotgun sequence includes:
- the LOC141627664 gene encoding protein FAR1-RELATED SEQUENCE 7-like, whose protein sequence is MEGDQIWGIVADLKILAGKERKWFVKILRPETNGEMVSISGESLVEDLLKQNGVQPDRQELCREVEKRFTSYIGQEFWGVDDAVTFYKIYAIACGFDVRRYTTKKWRGGEIKSKLVVCNREGFAHKTPSKDQDDGLVGEKSLRIFRVTRVGCKARIRLYEEWDVKCFIHEWDGQLLVDHFKEMTETRIGFYFNYDLDDDGSLRRAIRADGTARDNYKIFGDAVSFDPTYSTNKYSMVFTPFTGVDHHKRSVTFCGALIAREDYESLNWVFSRFLQAMGGKEPEYIITDQDPGIIKSVPLVFKTAHHRFCMWHIMNKMPSKFGVSRSDYNEFMCKINDIIWDDELEAAEFDGIWEQIIEDHGVGVNDWFADTYDIRGQTGGFTERGELEVTTVKDSSRKKNFEVAYSPDLSDDTGTRKASCSCTMFERTGILCRNIIWIFSASGIKTIPEDYVVNRWMKEYLRLRIFNNNGEGTENMQVIDEKQIAMSIMR, encoded by the exons ACTTGCTAAAACAGAATGGAGTTCAACCTGACAGGCAGGAGCTGTGTAGGGAGGTCGAGAAGAGGTTTACATCGTACATCGGCCAGGAGTTTTGGGGCGTTGACGATGCGGTGACTTTTTATAAGATATACGccattgcttgtgggtttgatgtACGTAGGTACACAACAAAAAAATGGCGTGGCGGTGAGATCAAGTCAAAGCTCGTCGTCTGCAATCGAGAAGGTTTCGCTCACAAGACGCCCAGTAAAGATCAGGATGACGGACTGGTTGGGGAGAAGTCACTGAGGATATTCAGGGTCACTAGAGTGGGGTGTAAAGCAAGGATACGACTATATGAAGAATG gGATGTTAAATGTTTCATTCACGAATGGGATGGTCAGTTGCTTGTTGACCATTTCAAGGAAATGACTGAAACAAGAATAGGTTTCTACTTTAACTATGACCTTGACGATGATGGCAGCCTACGTAGGGCCATACGGGCGGACGGTACCGCCCGAGATAATTACAAAATTTTTGGTGATGCGGTGTCATTCGACCCAACTTACTCCACCAATAAGTATTCTATGGTATTCACACCATTCACAGGTGTTGACCACCATAAACGATCTGTGACCTTCTGTGGGGCTCTAATTGCAAGGGAAGATTATGAGTCACTTAATTGGGTTTTCAGCCGGTTTTTACAAGCAATGGGGGGTAAGGAACCCGAGTACATAATTACAGATCAGGACCCAGGTATTATCAAATCTGTCCCTCTTGTTTTCAAGACAGCGCACCATCGGTTctgtatgtggcatataatgaacaaaatgCCCAGTAAGTTTGGCGTCTCGAGGAGTGATTATAATGAGTTCATGTGTAAAATTAatgacattatatgggacgatgaGCTTGAGGCAGCAGAATTTGATGGTATCTGGGAGCAAATAATTGAAGATCATGGTGTTGGCGTAAATGATTGGTTTGCAGATACATATGATATAAGGGGACa AACAGGAGGTTTCACTGAGAGAGGCGAGCTAGAGGTAACTACTGTCAAAGATTCATCCAGAAAGAAGAATTTTGAAGTTGCATACAGTCCAG ATTTATCTGATGACACAGGTACACGTAAAGCAAGCTGCAGTTGTACGATGTTTGAAAGAACCGGAATCCTATGCCGCAATATAATATGGATTTTTTCAGCAAGTGGGATAAAGACTATACCAGAAGATTATGTTGTAAATAGATGGATGAAAGAGTATCTCCGATTAAGGATTTTCAATAATAATGGTGAAGGGACAGAAAACATGCAAGTCATCGATGAAAAACAAATTGCAATGTCAATAATGAGGTGA